The genomic segment CAGCCCCACACAGTTCTCGGTCGATGCCATCGCGCTCGGCGCCACCGTCTATGCGCAGCGCTGCGCGTCCTGTCACGGCAACGACGGCCGCGGGGAGGGACCACTGGCGGCTTCCCTCAAGCGCTGGCCGCCCACGCTGGTCGGTCCGCTGCTTGCGCGGCGCGCGGATGGCGAGTTGTTCTGGCATGTCGTGAACGGCATGCGGGACGCGAATGGCGAGCCCACCATGCCCGCGTTTGGCGCGACGCTGAGCGACGCGGACACGTGGGCGGTGCTCGATTACATGAAGGCGCTGGCCGCGGGCAGCGGCGCTGCCGCCAACGGCAGCTGGCCGGTGCCGTTGCCATTGCCCGATACCCTGGTGCAATGCGGCGCGGATGCGTTGCCCCTTCCGCTGGCGCAGTGGCGTGGCGGGCAGCGGGTGCGCGTGGTGGCGTTCAATGGAGACCCGGCTTCGCTGCCGATGCTGGATCCGCGGTTCCAGACCTTGCTGCTGACGCGCGATGGCACCTTGCCTGCCGGCTTGCCGCGCTTTCGTACCAACTGCGTGGCGGTGTCCGCGCAGGCGTGGGCCGTCTATGCGCAGATCGCCGGCGTGCCCGCCAACCGGCTGGGCGGGACGGAGTTGCTGGCGGACCGCGGCGGCTGGCTGCGGGCGCGCGGTACGCCGGGCACGAGGGGGTGGTCGGATACGGACATGGTTTGCCGGTCAGGCGCCGCGGCCGGGACACCGCGCGAAGCGCCGCGCGCCGATGGGCTCACGGCGCTGCTCCTGCGCATGGATGCGGAACCGGTCAGGTTTGTGAAGGGAGGCTTTGTTCACTGAGGCTGAGGCTGAGGCCGTGTACCGGCGCGCTCGGCCGGGAAATGACCGGCTTAGCCGCCGGCGCACTGCCTGCGCCAGTCGGTCGCGCTGCAGCCAAACGCGGCGCGGAACCAGTGGCTGAAACTGCTCGGCGTGGAGAAGCCCAGCAAGCCGGCCACTTCGCCGACCGGCTGGTCGCTTTCCTTCAGGTGGCGCATCACCAGTTCCATGCGGACCTGGTCGAGCAGCGATGAAAACGTCAGTCCTTCGGCGCTGAGGTAGCGGTGCAGCGTGCGGCGGTCGACGCGCAACCGGTGCGCCAGTTGCTCTGCCGTGCAACGGCCGGATGGAAGCAAGGAGAGGATCAGCTCGCGGCACGATTCACGCACGCCTTCATCGCGGTGCCGCAGTGCGGCCTCGAGGTAGTCCCGCGCAAAGCGCGCGGCGCCCGGGTCGCCCGGCGTGCGCGGCATCTGCAGGTCGGCCGCCATGCAGACCATGCCGTTGAACGACTGGTTGAACTTCGGCAGCGTGCCAAAGAACGCACGGTGCGCCGCCGCGTCGGCCGGTGCGCGATGCGTAAAACAAACCTCGACCGGCTGCCACCGGGGCCCGATCAGCTCGCGCATGATGCGGAACTTCACGCCCACGGCGAGTTCCATCGCCTGCCGCGTGGACAACCCCGGGCTCGGCAGCAGATCCTCGCGAATGACGACGGTATGCCCGTTGTCGTCGATGTGCGTGACCAGCGTGGCGCTGAGCAGCTTCAGGTAGCGGCACAAGGTATCGAGCGCCTGCCGCGGCGTCGGCTCTTCCCTCAGCACCAGGCTGATGGGCCCCAGGTTCGAGAACGACCGCTGCGCAACCAGCCGCAGCGCGAAGTCTTCCAGGCCGGTGGCGCGCGCGGTGAGTTCCAGCAGCTCGCGCACGGCATGGCTGGGAATCAGTTGCTCCGGATTCTCCAGCAGCCCGGCCGACAGCCCTACCGCGCGCAGGTAGGCGTGGGGATCGTGCCCGAGCGACGCCACCAGCTCGATGTAGCCGTTCAGGCTGGCGCTGCGAATCAGCTTGCCGACGGATTGCATGGCTCCCCCGATTGGCTCCGCCCGGGGGCGGAGCGTGACGTCACGTTCGCTGTGCCGGTAGCCCTCAGTCCGGAGTGAAGTTGATCGAGCGCAGCAGCTTGCCCTGGCGTTCGGACGACTCACGCGCGTCCCTGGCAAGCTCTTCGCTGGAGGCCGCCGAGCCGATCTCCATGCCGAGCTCTTCGATCTTCTTCTGGACAGCGGGCGACTGCATGACCTTGAGCGTCGCTTCGCGAAGCCTGGCGAGCACGGCAGGCGGTACGCCCGGCGCGGACCAGAGTCCCATCCAGCTCACTTCCTTGAGATCCGGAAAGCCGAGCTCGGCAAACGTGGGCACGTCAGGCAGTGCCGGAATCCGCTTCGGGTAGGCAATCGCGAACGCCTTGAGCTGACCCGACTTGATGAACGGCAGCGAGGTGGCCGGGCCGTCGAACATGAGCGGGACGTGGCCCCCCATCACGTCCTGCAGCGCGGGCGGCGACCCCTTGTAGCTCACGGCACCTGCGGTCAGGCCTGCCAGCCGGTTGAACTGCACGCCGATGGTATGGCCGCGCATGCCGGCACCGAAGTTCGCGTAGTCGACCTTGCCCGGGTTCGCCTTGATGTAGGTGATCAACTCGCCGAGGTTCCTGGCGGGCAGGCCGGGCTTGCCGACCAGGATGAGCCCCTGCCGGGTCAGCTGCGCCACGGGCACGAGGTCCTTGAACGGGTCATAGGTGACCTTCATGACCTGGGGCACTTCCGAGACGATGCCCTTCTGGACCAGCAGGAAGGTGTACCCGTCCCGCGGAGCGGACAGCAGGCCATGCACGCCGATGGTTCCCGCCGCGCCGGCCTTGTTGTCGACGATCAGGGTCTGTCCGAGCGGGCGCTGCAGCTCATGTGCGAAGAGCCGCGCCAGGATGTCGGCGGTGCCGCCCGGCGGCGCTGCCACGATGATCCGTACGGGCTTGGTCGGCCATTCTGCGGCATTCGCAGCCGGCAGCAAGGGAACAGAGGCAATCATCAGTGCCAGCGCCTGGCGGGCAAACTTCGGGAAAGGCTTCATCGCGGTTCCTTAGGGGGGTCTCTTGGTCCGTGGCATCGCTGGACGCCTTGGCCTGGCTCTGATATGGCCGTCAGGAACATTCTGTGGGCGCGCGCAGCCGCCCGCTTTGCATCGCGCGACAGAAATGTGCAGATCGTGACAGCGGGCGCTCCGCCCGGCCCCTGTTTCCCGGCGCGGCGCCGGTCCGCGTGCGCATGTGGCGCCCGCGACGCCCGCGCCAGGCCTGTCCCAACTAGACAAATGCATGTCCCGGATCGACAAGCGGTCGCGGCGGGCGCGCCAGATACTCAGTGGACCGGATCACAGCCGGAAACATGGAGACCAGCGCATCGGGCCGACACGGCCGTCTCCTGAACCGACCACAGCACTCCCCTGGAGACACAACATGAACTTTCTCGACGGCCACCTGTTCCCCGAGAACCAGCAGCCCCTGATCATCACCGCGGCGCCCTACGCCCCGGGCTGGCTGCCTTCGGACTTCCCCGAAGACATTCCGGTCACCATGGAAGCACAAATCCAGAAGGCCGTGGATTGCTACAACGCCGGCGCCACCGTGCTGCACCTGCATGTGCGCGAACTGGACGGCAAGGGCAGCAAGCGGCTGTCCATGTTCAACGAGCTGATCGCCGGCGTGCGCAAGGCCGTGCCGGAGATGATCATCCAGGTCGGCGGCTCGATCTCGTTTGCGCCCGAAAACGAGGGCCAGGCCGCCAAGTGGCTGTCGGACGACACCCGCCACATGCTGGCCGAACTCGAACCCACGCCCGACCAGGTCACGGTGACGGTCAACACCTCGCAGATGAACGTGACCGACCATGCGGAAGACGCCGACTTCCGCGGCACCTCGCGCGAGAACCCGGCCATCTTCGAGGCCTACAAGGAAATGACCGTGCCCGCGCAGCCCGGGTGGGTGGAGGAGCACGTCCGCCGCCTGACCGCCAAGGGCATCCAGAGCGCCTTCCAGTGCTACAACACCAACAGCTTCGAGTCGGTGGAACGCCTGATGCGCCGCGGCTTCTACAAGGGCCCGCTGGTGATGAACTGGGTGGCAATCGGCGGCGGCATGGACACGCCCAATATCTACAGCCTGGGCAACTTCATGCGCGGCGTGCCCGATGGCGCGGTGGTGACGGTGGAAAGCAATGTGCGCAATGTGCTGCCGGTCAACATGATGGGCATTGCCATGGGCTTGCATGTGCGCTGCGGCATCGAAGACGGCATCTGGAACCAGAAGCGCACTGCCAAGCAGAGCACGGTGAAGCAGATCGAACAGCTGGTGCGCATCTCGCACGAGTTCGGCCGCGAGATCGCCACGGCCAAGGAGGCGCGCGAGATCAGCAAGATCGGCGTGTTCTACGACACCGTGGAAGAGTCGCTGCAGGCAAATGGCTTCGCGCCCAACCGCAACGGCGGCAACCAGGGCTTCCTGCGCAAGACACAGTGATTCCGCAGCGGCTCCGGGCGCCGGCCTCTCCTGCTAGGTGTTTACGATGAATCCTATATAGGAGGATTGACACGGCACGGGTGCGTGCATACCTTCAGAGCCGGTGACACAGCGCCAGAGCGCGGCACCGGAATTGCCAAGCATCCGCCCCCAAGCCGTCATGAGCACCCTGATTCGCAGCGCCCTCCTGGTCAAGTATTCCGAGATTGCCCGAACCATTGGCGTCGACCCGGAGCGCATGATCCACCACGTCGGCGCCGACCGGTCATGCATCGTCTCGCCCGACCTGCATGTCCCGGAGCCATGGCTCGCGAAGGTGCTGGATTCCACCGCGCAGTCGTCCGGCTGCGCCGCGGTCGGCCTGCTGATGGCCGAGTCGTGGCGGCTGTCCGACTTCGGCCCCATCAGCCTGCTGTTGCAGCACCAGCCGACGCTGCGGCATGCGCTGGGCCAGCTCGAGACCTATCGCCACCTGCTGAGCGAATCCGTATTCGTCCATGTGGAGGAAATCGGCGATACGGCCATAGTCCGGCAGCAGCTGATCACGGAGCGGCCGGTTCCGGGGCGCCAGCCGGTCGAGCTTTCCGTTGGCGCACTGCTGTGCCTGATGAAGTCGATGCTGGGCGGGGCGTGGAAGCCGCGCAGCGTGCATTTTTCGCATGCCGCGCCGGCCAGTCTCCACATCCACCACCGGCTGTTCGGAGCCAGGGTCGAGTTCGGCAGCGACTTCGACGGCATCGTCATCGACCGGCGGGACCTCGACCGGCCCAATCCGCTCGGCGACGTGAATCTCGCGCGCTACGCCCGGGAATTCCTCGAACAGAACCCGCTCGGGCGTCAGCTTTCCACGGCCTCCAATGTCCGCCGCGCGGTCCACATGCTCCTGCCGCGCGGACAGGGCAGCATCGATCATGTCGGCCAGCAGCTCGGCATGAGTCCGCGCACGCTGCAGCGTCGGCTCGAGCAGGAAGGCCTGGAGTTCTCGTCGCTGGTGAATGAAGTCCGGCGTGGGCTGGCCTGCCGCTATCTGGGCGACAGCCGTTATCCGGTGTCGCAGGTGGCCATGCTGGTGGGGTTCGCCGAGGTCAGTACCTTCTCGCGCTGGTTCAGCGCGCAGTTCGGCACGCCGCCGACGCGCTGGCGCGCCGAGCAGAGCCGCTGAAATCCCGGTATCGGTATCGCTCCGGCGCTGGCAACGCAGCCAGCTGGCGCGATCCGCCAAGTTGTGGCGCCACCCGTCAAGCACTGCGGCCTGGAACTGCCGA from the Cupriavidus sp. WKF15 genome contains:
- a CDS encoding cytochrome c → MNGLPAQAWLNTLLVLLQNAQLALLRLCHALGLSGDAHGQPAWPWARRIAGETLLIDLGLARQLAWSLGATVFALALMTLAIAWCRHRGGLLAVAALALVVAPWPSPSLLLGSAAPTSFHTSPTQFSVDAIALGATVYAQRCASCHGNDGRGEGPLAASLKRWPPTLVGPLLARRADGELFWHVVNGMRDANGEPTMPAFGATLSDADTWAVLDYMKALAAGSGAAANGSWPVPLPLPDTLVQCGADALPLPLAQWRGGQRVRVVAFNGDPASLPMLDPRFQTLLLTRDGTLPAGLPRFRTNCVAVSAQAWAVYAQIAGVPANRLGGTELLADRGGWLRARGTPGTRGWSDTDMVCRSGAAAGTPREAPRADGLTALLLRMDAEPVRFVKGGFVH
- a CDS encoding AraC family transcriptional regulator yields the protein MQSVGKLIRSASLNGYIELVASLGHDPHAYLRAVGLSAGLLENPEQLIPSHAVRELLELTARATGLEDFALRLVAQRSFSNLGPISLVLREEPTPRQALDTLCRYLKLLSATLVTHIDDNGHTVVIREDLLPSPGLSTRQAMELAVGVKFRIMRELIGPRWQPVEVCFTHRAPADAAAHRAFFGTLPKFNQSFNGMVCMAADLQMPRTPGDPGAARFARDYLEAALRHRDEGVRESCRELILSLLPSGRCTAEQLAHRLRVDRRTLHRYLSAEGLTFSSLLDQVRMELVMRHLKESDQPVGEVAGLLGFSTPSSFSHWFRAAFGCSATDWRRQCAGG
- a CDS encoding tripartite tricarboxylate transporter substrate binding protein — encoded protein: MKPFPKFARQALALMIASVPLLPAANAAEWPTKPVRIIVAAPPGGTADILARLFAHELQRPLGQTLIVDNKAGAAGTIGVHGLLSAPRDGYTFLLVQKGIVSEVPQVMKVTYDPFKDLVPVAQLTRQGLILVGKPGLPARNLGELITYIKANPGKVDYANFGAGMRGHTIGVQFNRLAGLTAGAVSYKGSPPALQDVMGGHVPLMFDGPATSLPFIKSGQLKAFAIAYPKRIPALPDVPTFAELGFPDLKEVSWMGLWSAPGVPPAVLARLREATLKVMQSPAVQKKIEELGMEIGSAASSEELARDARESSERQGKLLRSINFTPD
- a CDS encoding 3-keto-5-aminohexanoate cleavage protein → MNFLDGHLFPENQQPLIITAAPYAPGWLPSDFPEDIPVTMEAQIQKAVDCYNAGATVLHLHVRELDGKGSKRLSMFNELIAGVRKAVPEMIIQVGGSISFAPENEGQAAKWLSDDTRHMLAELEPTPDQVTVTVNTSQMNVTDHAEDADFRGTSRENPAIFEAYKEMTVPAQPGWVEEHVRRLTAKGIQSAFQCYNTNSFESVERLMRRGFYKGPLVMNWVAIGGGMDTPNIYSLGNFMRGVPDGAVVTVESNVRNVLPVNMMGIAMGLHVRCGIEDGIWNQKRTAKQSTVKQIEQLVRISHEFGREIATAKEAREISKIGVFYDTVEESLQANGFAPNRNGGNQGFLRKTQ
- a CDS encoding AraC family transcriptional regulator, coding for MSTLIRSALLVKYSEIARTIGVDPERMIHHVGADRSCIVSPDLHVPEPWLAKVLDSTAQSSGCAAVGLLMAESWRLSDFGPISLLLQHQPTLRHALGQLETYRHLLSESVFVHVEEIGDTAIVRQQLITERPVPGRQPVELSVGALLCLMKSMLGGAWKPRSVHFSHAAPASLHIHHRLFGARVEFGSDFDGIVIDRRDLDRPNPLGDVNLARYAREFLEQNPLGRQLSTASNVRRAVHMLLPRGQGSIDHVGQQLGMSPRTLQRRLEQEGLEFSSLVNEVRRGLACRYLGDSRYPVSQVAMLVGFAEVSTFSRWFSAQFGTPPTRWRAEQSR